One window of Microcoleus vaginatus PCC 9802 genomic DNA carries:
- a CDS encoding TerB family tellurite resistance protein: MDTTRITTEIVELLCRISRQKLREQDITPLVVFVTALISILRGVMIIDRTIAVEEEERLQKTLKAFASGDRDRVELIQRLVKGVSKQQVYFNPTELLTLTAFFSESEKLLLIGSGYEMSAADGHIDMREQMYLQSIANRLGLDSRHIAVLETLFTKEGTLDSQAFAEVQALLDPSEFESRDPVFGKAAKHLLSILLRK, encoded by the coding sequence ATGGACACCACCAGGATAACCACTGAAATTGTTGAGCTGTTGTGCCGCATTAGCCGACAAAAGCTGCGCGAACAAGATATCACTCCTTTGGTAGTGTTTGTGACTGCTCTAATTTCCATCCTGCGCGGAGTCATGATTATTGACAGGACGATCGCAGTTGAAGAAGAAGAACGGCTGCAAAAGACTCTCAAAGCCTTTGCCAGCGGCGACCGCGATCGGGTAGAACTAATTCAGCGCCTTGTCAAAGGAGTATCCAAACAGCAGGTTTACTTCAACCCCACGGAATTGCTAACCCTGACAGCTTTCTTCTCAGAATCAGAAAAACTGTTGCTTATCGGTTCCGGCTACGAAATGTCAGCGGCCGACGGACACATCGATATGCGGGAGCAAATGTACTTACAGTCGATCGCAAATCGGCTCGGCCTCGACTCCAGACACATTGCAGTCCTAGAAACTTTATTTACTAAAGAAGGAACCCTCGACTCACAAGCTTTTGCCGAAGTTCAAGCTTTACTCGATCCCAGCGAATTCGAGTCGCGCGATCCGGTATTTGGCAAAGCAGCAAAGCACTTGCTGAGTATTTTACTCCGCAAATAA
- a CDS encoding caspase family protein, which produces MSDLFTHGYALLIGVGNTADPGYSLPETVTDAEALKDVLTDANFCAYPNTPDHVRLLKNQGATRSAILEDLDWLKGCADADPEATIVIYYSGHGGFHDASNAYYLVQHDFNEQAILQTALLAETLNEKLRNIKAKRLWVIIDIVISNKNETLSCTISANNLIKRCGRMRIHYSSL; this is translated from the coding sequence ATGTCTGATCTATTTACCCACGGTTACGCGCTGTTGATTGGTGTTGGTAATACTGCTGACCCTGGCTATTCACTTCCAGAAACAGTCACGGATGCTGAAGCGCTCAAAGATGTGCTGACTGACGCAAATTTTTGCGCATATCCCAATACCCCCGATCATGTCCGGTTGTTAAAGAACCAGGGTGCGACTCGCAGTGCCATTTTGGAGGATCTGGACTGGTTAAAAGGATGTGCAGATGCAGACCCAGAGGCCACGATCGTCATTTACTATTCTGGGCATGGTGGGTTTCACGATGCCAGTAATGCTTACTACTTAGTCCAACATGATTTTAATGAGCAAGCCATTCTACAAACAGCCCTTTTAGCGGAAACATTGAATGAGAAGTTACGCAATATCAAGGCTAAACGTCTCTGGGTAATCATTGATATAGTTATTTCAAATAAAAATGAGACACTAAGTTGCACAATAAGCGCGAATAATCTCATCAAGAGATGTGGCAGAATGCGAATACATTATAGCTCTCTTTAA
- a CDS encoding HAMP domain-containing protein: MPLSPRLFTKISLQIMLIVPFVVQTVGAVAVVGYLSYRNGQKAVNDVATQLRNDISDRIQENLTYLVAIPFQTFESYDATLSQNRIDINNGRDVEKFLWKQLPAFPHVAATVFVNANQQFFGAERQEDGALVIRASEVENNHSLTTYTTSPEGERREITNAGKPNWDPRKRPYYKIPVQKKQAVWGTVYPHITGEFLYIAAGKPIYTKAGDLQGVWMTSLNLVMFGDFLSKLKIGKTGQSFILERSGEMIATSTEEKPFKNYPEKVVELPEQRVERLKVVNSSNAITQKASQALLEQFHDFQNIQASHQLKFTVDGKNYFVQVDPFRDSKGIDWLVVVTIPEADFMNQINANTQTTILLCLATLIMAILLGILTARRIIRPVERITTASEAIAAGNLNQQVEVSSIIELGKLANVFNGMTNQLKDSLDALHLANEELEARVEQRTGELRQEKEKSEQLLLNILPAEIADRLLRTNESPAEHFEEATILFADIVGFTSISARIEPLQLVAGLNQIFSAFDQLTEKYGLEKIKTIGDAYMVVGGLPASRPDHCEAIANMALDMQAYMENVKNIFGESLQIRIGINTGPVIAGVIGIKKFIYDLWGDAVNIASRMESHGKPGYIQVTDATYLKLQNKYLLEPRGTIEVKGRGEMMTYWLLGRREGILATSTGEVNNC; encoded by the coding sequence ATGCCCTTATCACCTAGACTTTTCACAAAAATTTCGCTACAAATAATGCTAATTGTTCCATTTGTTGTCCAAACAGTTGGAGCAGTGGCTGTTGTTGGTTATCTTTCCTATAGAAACGGTCAAAAAGCAGTAAATGATGTAGCTACTCAGTTGCGGAATGATATTAGCGATCGCATCCAGGAAAATCTAACTTATCTGGTTGCTATTCCCTTTCAAACCTTTGAAAGCTATGATGCAACTCTGAGCCAAAACCGCATCGATATTAATAATGGGAGAGATGTAGAGAAGTTTCTATGGAAACAACTCCCAGCCTTTCCCCATGTTGCTGCCACAGTTTTTGTTAACGCCAATCAGCAGTTTTTTGGTGCGGAGCGGCAGGAGGATGGCGCGCTCGTCATCCGTGCTTCGGAGGTAGAAAATAACCACAGTTTGACTACCTATACTACCAGTCCAGAGGGGGAACGCCGGGAAATTACCAACGCCGGGAAACCTAACTGGGACCCCCGCAAACGCCCCTACTATAAAATTCCAGTCCAGAAAAAGCAAGCTGTTTGGGGAACAGTGTATCCCCACATTACAGGTGAATTCCTATACATTGCGGCTGGCAAACCCATATATACCAAGGCTGGAGATCTCCAAGGAGTGTGGATGACAAGCTTAAATCTGGTAATGTTTGGGGATTTTTTAAGCAAACTCAAAATCGGTAAAACTGGGCAAAGTTTTATTCTGGAACGTTCGGGAGAAATGATTGCCACCTCTACAGAGGAAAAGCCCTTTAAAAATTACCCAGAAAAGGTTGTCGAACTGCCAGAGCAACGAGTTGAACGACTCAAGGTGGTCAATAGTAGCAATGCCATCACCCAAAAAGCAAGTCAAGCTTTGCTAGAGCAGTTTCATGATTTTCAAAATATCCAAGCATCTCATCAACTGAAGTTTACCGTCGATGGTAAAAATTATTTCGTCCAAGTCGATCCTTTTCGAGATAGTAAAGGTATTGACTGGTTGGTGGTGGTGACTATTCCAGAAGCAGACTTTATGAATCAGATTAATGCCAATACTCAGACTACAATCCTGCTCTGTTTAGCCACTTTGATTATGGCAATTTTGTTGGGTATCCTGACCGCTCGCCGGATTATCCGTCCTGTGGAGCGGATCACCACTGCTTCGGAAGCGATCGCTGCGGGCAATCTCAACCAACAAGTGGAGGTTAGTTCCATCATTGAACTTGGCAAATTAGCCAACGTTTTTAACGGCATGACCAACCAACTGAAGGATTCTCTAGATGCCCTCCATTTGGCAAATGAAGAGTTGGAAGCTAGAGTGGAGCAAAGAACTGGAGAACTGCGCCAGGAAAAAGAAAAGTCTGAACAATTACTTTTGAATATCTTACCTGCAGAAATTGCCGATCGCCTCCTGCGGACTAATGAATCCCCTGCTGAACATTTTGAAGAAGCCACGATTTTGTTTGCGGATATCGTAGGTTTTACCAGTATCTCGGCACGGATAGAGCCGTTGCAATTGGTAGCAGGTTTGAACCAAATTTTCTCTGCCTTCGATCAACTCACTGAAAAGTATGGCTTAGAGAAAATTAAAACCATTGGGGATGCCTACATGGTAGTTGGTGGTTTACCCGCTTCTCGACCGGATCATTGCGAAGCGATCGCCAACATGGCGTTGGATATGCAAGCCTATATGGAAAACGTGAAGAATATTTTTGGGGAATCTCTACAAATTCGGATCGGGATTAATACGGGTCCTGTAATTGCGGGAGTAATTGGGATTAAGAAATTTATCTATGACCTCTGGGGTGATGCGGTGAATATCGCCTCAAGGATGGAATCGCACGGCAAACCGGGATACATTCAAGTCACCGATGCGACTTATCTCAAATTACAGAATAAATACTTACTAGAGCCAAGGGGTACGATCGAGGTCAAGGGAAGAGGAGAAATGATGACCTATTGGCTTTTGGGTCGGCGGGAAGGAATATTAGCCACTAGCACTGGAGAGGTGAATAACTGTTAA
- a CDS encoding PspA/IM30 family protein yields MGLFDRISRVVKANLNDLVNKAEDPEKILEQSVTDMQEDLVQLRQAVASAIATQKRTQTQYNQAESQSNQWQQRAQLALQKGDETLAREALVRKKSHAETAATLKASLDQQSAQVESLKRNLIGLESKISEAKTKKDMLKARISAAKAQEQLNNTIGTLNTGSSMAAFDRMEEKVLQIEARAGASAELAAGGSNLEEQFRLLESGGDVDDELAQMKAQLTGGSVSQGQLPAAGKTAAASSSESSPVIDAELEELRSQLNKM; encoded by the coding sequence ATGGGATTATTTGACCGCATTAGCCGAGTCGTCAAAGCCAATCTTAACGATCTGGTCAACAAAGCTGAAGACCCGGAAAAGATTTTAGAACAGTCCGTTACGGATATGCAGGAAGACTTGGTGCAGTTGCGTCAGGCCGTTGCCAGCGCGATCGCTACTCAAAAGCGCACCCAGACTCAGTACAATCAAGCTGAATCTCAGTCTAACCAGTGGCAGCAGCGCGCTCAGCTAGCCCTGCAAAAAGGAGACGAGACTTTGGCCCGGGAAGCGCTGGTTCGCAAAAAGTCTCACGCTGAAACGGCCGCTACGCTGAAAGCAAGTCTGGATCAGCAATCGGCTCAGGTGGAAAGTCTCAAGCGCAACTTGATCGGTTTGGAGAGCAAAATTTCCGAAGCTAAGACCAAGAAGGATATGCTCAAAGCGAGGATATCCGCTGCTAAGGCTCAGGAACAGCTCAACAATACCATTGGCACATTGAATACTGGCAGTTCAATGGCAGCTTTCGATCGCATGGAAGAAAAAGTTTTGCAGATTGAAGCTCGCGCGGGAGCTTCGGCAGAATTGGCCGCCGGGGGCAGCAATTTAGAGGAACAGTTCCGCTTGCTCGAAAGCGGCGGTGATGTTGACGACGAATTGGCTCAGATGAAAGCTCAACTGACCGGGGGCTCTGTGTCTCAAGGTCAATTGCCGGCAGCGGGTAAAACGGCAGCAGCTAGTAGCTCGGAGTCGAGTCCGGTGATTGACGCTGAGTTGGAAGAATTGCGATCGCAGCTCAATAAAATGTAG
- a CDS encoding nucleoside deaminase produces the protein MNSKTEPFSISDTTYFIHKRWMTRAVELAQAAGDAGEVPVGAAIVDGSGKLIAEAQNRRERDCDPTAHAEILALRAAGQVLQDWHLNQCTLYVTLEPCPMCAGAIVQARIGRLVYGADDPKTGTIRTAANIPDSAHSCHRLEVLGGIMESVCRDQLISWFETRRKN, from the coding sequence GTGAATTCTAAAACGGAGCCATTCTCTATTAGTGATACTACTTATTTTATTCACAAACGCTGGATGACTAGGGCTGTGGAATTGGCACAAGCAGCCGGTGATGCCGGTGAAGTACCCGTGGGCGCGGCAATTGTTGACGGTAGCGGCAAATTGATTGCCGAAGCGCAAAATCGGCGAGAGCGAGACTGCGATCCGACTGCTCACGCTGAAATCTTGGCTTTGCGGGCGGCCGGCCAAGTTTTGCAAGACTGGCATCTTAACCAATGCACGCTCTACGTAACGCTGGAGCCTTGTCCGATGTGCGCTGGTGCGATCGTCCAAGCTCGGATTGGCCGGCTGGTATACGGAGCAGATGACCCGAAAACTGGCACGATTCGGACTGCTGCTAATATTCCCGATAGCGCGCATTCGTGTCACCGCTTAGAGGTGCTCGGCGGTATTATGGAGTCTGTTTGCCGCGATCAGTTGATTTCCTGGTTTGAAACACGCCGGAAAAATTAA
- a CDS encoding sensor histidine kinase, with amino-acid sequence MSNQASDRLKQNSEKIMRMWEKRARDEIGASTHQTSLVLQDSLPLYLNQLVDELSNRIVRTSARITADEVESTRIGRLHGQERAGYADYSMTHLIFEYHLLRQVIFQVLEEEAPLGVQDRDIIIGSIEQAVNDAATQFSETLRDIQELFMVTLTHDLRNPINVVKMGTQLTLRRLERGDTHMDVAARMLGAINRLDSMIQNLLDASRLRAGQSLKIELEECDFEMLVQEVVEDLSFAYGQRFVVVSDPDIRTFCSRKEIRRVIENLAINAVKYGAPSTPITLTLQQTETQISLTIHNEGDPIALDAQSILFQQFRRTISAEEQTGWGLGLFLAKSITEAHKGTLGVESAEGKGTSFIINLPKVLL; translated from the coding sequence ATGTCCAACCAAGCGTCTGACCGTCTTAAACAAAATTCTGAAAAAATTATGCGGATGTGGGAGAAGCGGGCGCGTGATGAAATCGGTGCATCAACGCATCAAACTTCTCTTGTCTTGCAAGATTCCCTACCTCTGTATTTAAACCAACTGGTAGATGAACTCTCAAACAGAATTGTTAGGACATCTGCCCGAATCACAGCCGACGAGGTAGAAAGTACGCGGATTGGCAGGCTGCATGGGCAGGAACGGGCGGGGTATGCTGACTACTCCATGACTCACCTAATTTTCGAGTATCACCTCCTCCGTCAAGTAATATTTCAAGTTTTAGAAGAAGAAGCACCTTTAGGAGTGCAGGATCGAGACATTATTATCGGCTCCATTGAGCAAGCCGTTAATGACGCTGCCACTCAATTCTCCGAAACGCTACGAGATATTCAAGAACTATTTATGGTGACGCTAACTCACGACCTCAGAAATCCCATCAATGTCGTAAAAATGGGAACTCAACTGACTCTGCGGCGGCTGGAACGAGGAGATACCCACATGGATGTGGCCGCGAGGATGCTGGGTGCGATCAATCGGCTGGATTCGATGATTCAAAATCTGCTTGATGCAAGTCGGCTGCGGGCAGGGCAGAGCTTAAAGATTGAACTTGAAGAATGCGATTTTGAGATGCTAGTCCAAGAGGTAGTAGAAGATTTGAGTTTCGCCTATGGACAGCGGTTTGTTGTGGTTTCTGACCCTGATATCAGGACTTTTTGCAGCCGTAAAGAAATACGGCGGGTGATTGAAAATTTAGCAATTAACGCTGTGAAATATGGTGCGCCTAGTACGCCGATTACACTAACGCTCCAGCAAACTGAAACGCAGATCAGCCTTACTATCCATAATGAAGGCGATCCGATCGCCCTAGACGCTCAATCCATCCTATTTCAACAATTTCGTCGAACCATTTCTGCCGAGGAGCAAACCGGCTGGGGATTAGGATTATTTTTAGCAAAGAGTATTACTGAAGCCCATAAAGGGACACTTGGGGTTGAAAGTGCAGAGGGCAAGGGGACAAGCTTTATTATCAACTTACCTAAGGTTCTTCTTTAG
- a CDS encoding 1,4-dihydroxy-2-naphthoyl-CoA synthase produces MQIEWQTAKTYEDILYHKSGGTAKITINRPHKRNAFRPKTVQELCDAFTDAREDTKIGVVLFTGAGPHTDGKYAFCAGGDQSVRGAAGYVDEGGIPRLNVLDLQKLIRSMPKVVIALVAGYAIGGGHVLHLICDLTIAADNAIFGQTGPKVGSFDGGFGASYLARVVGQKKAREIWFLCRQYSAQQALEMGLVNCVVPVEQLELEGIQWAAEILEKSPIAIRCLKSAFNADCDGQAGLQELAGNATLLYYMTQEGAEGKQAFLEKRQPDFSQYPWLP; encoded by the coding sequence ATGCAAATTGAATGGCAAACCGCCAAAACCTACGAAGACATTCTCTATCACAAAAGCGGCGGCACCGCCAAAATTACCATTAATCGACCTCACAAACGGAACGCTTTCCGTCCCAAAACCGTGCAGGAACTGTGCGATGCCTTTACTGATGCCCGCGAAGACACAAAAATCGGCGTTGTCCTTTTCACAGGTGCGGGGCCTCATACAGACGGCAAATATGCCTTTTGCGCCGGCGGCGACCAAAGCGTGCGGGGTGCGGCGGGATATGTAGACGAAGGTGGCATACCCCGGTTGAACGTGCTCGACTTGCAGAAGTTGATTCGATCGATGCCCAAAGTTGTAATTGCTTTAGTTGCAGGCTACGCAATTGGAGGGGGTCACGTTCTGCATTTAATTTGCGACTTGACGATCGCTGCTGACAATGCTATTTTCGGACAGACCGGCCCCAAAGTCGGCAGTTTCGACGGTGGTTTCGGAGCTAGCTATCTCGCCAGAGTCGTTGGTCAGAAAAAAGCCAGAGAAATTTGGTTTTTGTGTCGCCAGTACAGCGCGCAGCAAGCCCTAGAAATGGGTTTAGTCAACTGCGTCGTGCCCGTCGAACAACTAGAACTAGAAGGGATTCAGTGGGCGGCGGAAATTCTAGAAAAAAGTCCGATCGCGATTCGCTGTTTGAAATCTGCTTTTAATGCCGACTGCGACGGTCAAGCCGGTTTGCAAGAACTGGCGGGAAATGCCACTTTGCTGTACTATATGACCCAGGAAGGCGCCGAAGGCAAACAAGCCTTTTTGGAAAAACGGCAACCTGATTTTAGTCAATATCCTTGGCTGCCATAG
- a CDS encoding PspA/IM30 family protein, producing MGLFDRLWRVIRANINSLVGAAEDPEKILEQAVMDMQEDLVQLRQAVAGAIAAQKRTERQCSQAESTAAEWHQRAQLALQKGEENLAREALTRKKSYQETATAMKASLDQQSAVVTKLKENMRALESKISEAKSKKDMYIARARSAASSERLQEMMGNLSTGSALSAFERMEEKVMQLEARSEAIAELGTNDLEKKFLSLEGADDVDTELAAMKAQMLPGKNTPKLPSSEPPAS from the coding sequence ATGGGATTATTCGATCGCCTATGGCGAGTGATTCGAGCCAATATTAACAGTTTGGTCGGGGCTGCCGAAGACCCAGAAAAAATTCTGGAACAGGCTGTAATGGATATGCAGGAAGATTTAGTGCAGCTCAGACAAGCTGTGGCAGGGGCGATTGCAGCTCAAAAACGCACTGAACGCCAGTGCTCCCAAGCTGAGTCTACAGCAGCAGAATGGCATCAGCGGGCGCAGCTAGCTTTGCAAAAAGGCGAGGAAAATTTGGCGCGGGAAGCTCTGACACGCAAGAAATCTTATCAAGAAACGGCAACGGCGATGAAAGCCAGTCTGGATCAGCAATCGGCTGTTGTGACTAAACTAAAAGAAAATATGCGGGCGCTCGAAAGTAAAATTTCCGAGGCAAAATCTAAAAAAGATATGTACATTGCCCGAGCTCGATCGGCCGCATCGTCGGAAAGGCTTCAAGAAATGATGGGCAATCTCAGTACGGGCAGCGCTTTGAGCGCGTTTGAACGGATGGAAGAGAAAGTCATGCAGCTAGAAGCTCGCTCCGAAGCAATCGCAGAACTCGGAACTAATGATTTAGAAAAGAAGTTTCTCTCTCTCGAAGGTGCCGACGATGTGGATACCGAGTTGGCGGCGATGAAAGCACAAATGCTTCCGGGCAAGAATACACCCAAATTGCCGTCGAGCGAGCCGCCCGCATCCTGA
- a CDS encoding 1-acyl-sn-glycerol-3-phosphate acyltransferase: MPHTATIAVESSKSSLVKPMPAKVASNTSRVSPWLTSLLYPLGHYVVLPFHFGKIEITGQEHLPKDGPVILAPTHRSRWDALMMPYSTGQKVTGRDLRFMVTADEVKGLQGWFIRNLGGFPVDLKHPAIGTLRYGVELLLDREMLVIFPEGGIFQDGEVHPIKPGLARLAMQAELSKPGLGVKIVPMSIRYRPRIPQWGCQVKIAIGSPISVADYANGGGGKKEARLLSAQLEMDLKKLDES, from the coding sequence ATGCCCCACACCGCCACGATCGCCGTTGAGTCCAGTAAATCATCTCTAGTGAAGCCAATGCCTGCCAAGGTAGCATCTAATACCTCTCGCGTTTCTCCTTGGTTAACATCCTTGCTCTATCCGCTAGGTCACTATGTTGTCCTACCGTTTCATTTTGGCAAGATTGAGATAACCGGACAGGAGCACTTGCCGAAAGACGGGCCTGTCATCTTAGCCCCTACGCACCGATCCCGGTGGGATGCCCTGATGATGCCTTATTCAACTGGACAGAAGGTGACTGGACGCGATTTGCGGTTTATGGTAACTGCTGATGAAGTGAAAGGACTGCAAGGTTGGTTCATCAGAAATTTGGGAGGGTTTCCTGTGGATCTCAAGCATCCGGCAATTGGCACTCTCCGTTATGGGGTGGAACTACTCCTCGACAGGGAAATGTTGGTGATTTTTCCCGAAGGCGGCATTTTTCAGGATGGCGAAGTTCATCCGATTAAGCCGGGATTGGCGCGTTTGGCAATGCAAGCAGAGTTGAGCAAACCGGGTTTGGGGGTGAAAATTGTACCGATGAGTATCCGCTATCGCCCGCGCATTCCTCAATGGGGTTGTCAGGTAAAAATTGCGATCGGTTCTCCGATTTCCGTGGCGGATTATGCCAATGGTGGCGGTGGTAAAAAAGAAGCACGATTGTTGAGTGCCCAGCTCGAAATGGATCTTAAAAAGCTTGATGAAAGTTGA
- a CDS encoding sodium:proton antiporter, whose amino-acid sequence MLESIIWILLMGFFVGQIARRLKAPALVGMVLVGILLGPQLGNVISPEVLGAANSLRTIAVMVILMKAGLGLDREKLSQQGTVALRLGFLPAACEAISIAVAAMWLLQFDFLTGLLLGCIIGAESPAVIVPGMLRLKSLGWGVKKGIPDAILTGSALSDVLLLLVFSLLLAFLSQGKATAITLLGGITLSPVQLLPFQILIQITLGVLLGWVTARILVSLLVKQNWTQTAVQDSLVAAGFALGLVVSAEHIPVFSGYLAVMAAGFFLIELDAPLARRLRGGFDSLWTIAEIILFVLLGASIQLNVLGNTLLVGLLVLAIGTLIGRSLGWYLSTLGSNWTGKERLFLLAGNSAKATVQAAIGAIPLAQGIAGGETILAIAALSILVTAPLGAWAIPTFAPKLLEKGEVDPTKVAISGRPVFLTAVDASPLTTDVLTKTADLARRSDGDVIVLYVDNLGDKSTNLQLQQQAQRTLSDIRYEFLSLSGTVPEEIIRVAQARQVTYIAIGKRGHQPWEEVLVGSVSQAVLETSPIPVILVESSYK is encoded by the coding sequence ATGTTAGAAAGTATTATCTGGATTTTATTAATGGGCTTTTTTGTCGGGCAGATTGCTCGACGGCTGAAAGCTCCAGCACTCGTAGGTATGGTGCTGGTGGGCATTTTATTAGGCCCCCAACTGGGCAATGTCATTAGCCCAGAGGTTTTGGGCGCTGCGAATTCCCTTCGCACCATTGCCGTGATGGTGATTTTGATGAAGGCGGGGTTAGGACTCGATCGCGAAAAGCTATCCCAACAGGGAACTGTGGCGCTGCGATTAGGCTTTCTGCCTGCGGCTTGCGAGGCCATCTCTATTGCTGTCGCTGCGATGTGGCTACTTCAGTTTGATTTTTTGACGGGGCTACTGCTAGGCTGCATCATTGGCGCGGAATCTCCAGCAGTAATTGTTCCCGGAATGCTGCGGTTAAAAAGTCTAGGTTGGGGAGTAAAAAAAGGAATTCCCGATGCGATTCTGACTGGAAGTGCCTTGTCAGATGTATTGCTGTTGCTGGTGTTTAGCCTACTGCTAGCATTTCTGTCCCAAGGGAAAGCTACAGCCATTACCTTACTGGGAGGAATAACCCTCAGCCCTGTGCAATTGCTGCCATTTCAAATCCTCATCCAAATTACCTTGGGCGTGCTGTTGGGATGGGTGACTGCTCGAATTTTGGTGTCACTATTAGTCAAGCAAAACTGGACCCAGACTGCGGTTCAGGACTCCCTAGTCGCTGCTGGCTTTGCCCTAGGGCTGGTAGTATCAGCCGAACATATTCCGGTTTTCTCTGGCTATTTGGCTGTCATGGCGGCGGGGTTTTTCCTGATTGAGTTGGATGCGCCTTTAGCACGAAGATTGCGGGGCGGCTTTGACAGTTTGTGGACGATCGCGGAAATTATTTTGTTTGTGCTACTGGGAGCCAGTATTCAACTTAATGTCTTAGGAAATACCTTGCTGGTTGGTCTGTTGGTGTTGGCGATCGGGACTCTGATTGGGCGATCGCTCGGTTGGTATCTTTCCACTTTAGGTAGTAATTGGACTGGGAAAGAACGGCTGTTTTTGCTAGCAGGAAATTCGGCTAAGGCAACGGTACAGGCGGCGATAGGGGCGATTCCCCTAGCTCAGGGCATTGCTGGTGGCGAGACGATTTTGGCGATCGCAGCTCTCTCAATTTTAGTAACCGCTCCCTTGGGTGCTTGGGCAATTCCTACCTTTGCTCCCAAACTATTAGAAAAAGGCGAAGTTGACCCGACCAAAGTAGCTATTTCCGGTCGTCCAGTTTTTCTCACAGCAGTAGACGCTTCCCCCCTAACAACAGATGTTTTAACTAAGACCGCAGACTTAGCTCGGCGCAGTGATGGGGATGTGATTGTTTTGTATGTAGATAATCTGGGAGATAAAAGCACCAACTTACAATTACAACAACAAGCACAACGAACCTTATCAGATATTCGCTATGAGTTCCTGAGTCTTTCTGGTACAGTTCCAGAGGAGATTATCCGCGTGGCGCAAGCTCGGCAAGTGACATATATTGCGATCGGAAAACGAGGGCATCAACCTTGGGAAGAAGTGCTAGTCGGTTCGGTTTCTCAAGCCGTCTTAGAAACCAGTCCTATTCCTGTCATCTTGGTGGAATCTAGTTACAAGTAA
- a CDS encoding chloride channel protein, whose protein sequence is MKSLPQLEQFTVILQLSKWFIISCIVGMLSGLGSAALLASLEWATNWRESHLWAIALLPLGGFFSGWIYHKYGKKVEAGNNFLLEEIHHPQSIIPLRIAPMVLLGTSLTHLFGGSAGREGTALQIAASLADQLTKIFHFKPRDRRTLLMAGISGGFASVFGTPLAGTIFGLEVLAIGTINHNALFPCLVAAVVGDRITLNLGLHHTAYRHAPLVPMITPMGLVYGIIAGIIFGIVARIFAKLTHQISHFFKAQISYPPLRPAIGGVIVALTVWAIGSTKYIGLGIPIIVDAFYTKLPPWDFTAKIGLTALTLGAGFKGGEVTPLFFIGATLGNALSSILGLPAPLLAGMGFVGVFGGAANTPIAATLMGIELFGPESGVFVAIACVMSYLFSGDAGIYSSQRLGAGKYHFMPTKKGQKSEKSAQEIPPKSE, encoded by the coding sequence ATGAAAAGTCTCCCTCAACTTGAGCAGTTCACAGTCATTCTGCAACTCAGCAAGTGGTTCATTATTTCTTGTATCGTTGGTATGCTTTCCGGCCTTGGTTCCGCCGCTCTCCTCGCATCTTTAGAATGGGCAACCAATTGGCGAGAATCTCATTTATGGGCGATCGCCTTACTACCCCTAGGTGGATTCTTCAGCGGTTGGATTTATCATAAATATGGCAAAAAAGTAGAAGCCGGAAATAATTTTTTACTGGAAGAGATTCATCATCCCCAAAGCATTATTCCCTTACGAATTGCTCCTATGGTGCTGTTAGGGACAAGTTTAACCCATTTATTTGGAGGTTCAGCAGGTCGGGAAGGGACAGCCCTACAAATTGCGGCATCCCTTGCCGATCAGTTGACTAAAATATTCCACTTTAAACCCAGGGATCGCCGAACTTTATTAATGGCGGGGATTAGTGGAGGATTTGCTTCGGTTTTTGGAACTCCCTTAGCTGGAACTATCTTTGGTTTAGAGGTTTTAGCGATTGGTACGATTAACCATAATGCTCTTTTTCCCTGTTTAGTTGCAGCAGTTGTGGGCGATCGCATTACCTTAAATCTGGGGTTGCATCACACCGCATACCGCCACGCTCCGCTTGTACCAATGATAACTCCAATGGGGCTAGTTTATGGAATTATAGCTGGCATAATTTTCGGCATTGTAGCGAGGATTTTTGCGAAACTAACTCATCAAATTAGCCACTTCTTTAAAGCTCAGATTTCCTACCCTCCTTTACGCCCGGCAATCGGCGGTGTTATTGTCGCCTTGACTGTTTGGGCGATCGGCTCAACTAAGTATATCGGTCTTGGTATTCCTATCATTGTCGATGCGTTTTATACTAAGTTACCGCCTTGGGATTTTACGGCAAAAATAGGTTTAACGGCGTTGACACTAGGGGCTGGTTTTAAGGGCGGTGAAGTTACTCCTCTATTTTTTATTGGCGCAACATTAGGCAATGCTTTGTCATCAATCTTGGGATTACCAGCACCTTTATTGGCAGGAATGGGATTTGTGGGAGTCTTTGGCGGCGCTGCCAATACACCGATCGCTGCAACTTTAATGGGAATTGAACTTTTTGGACCCGAATCAGGGGTGTTTGTGGCGATCGCTTGTGTGATGAGCTACCTTTTTTCAGGTGATGCTGGCATCTATAGCTCACAGCGTCTTGGCGCTGGAAAATACCATTTTATGCCCACGAAAAAAGGGCAAAAGTCGGAAAAATCCGCCCAGGAAATCCCTCCCAAATCAGAATAA